A stretch of DNA from Lysinibacillus sp. B2A1:
ATCATAATAACCTTAACAAGGCCTGTATAATGCGGTTTGAGTGTGGTTAGCTATTTTCAATGTGATATAAAGATAAAAGAAAAAGCTGCAGCGTTGGAAGACGCTACAGCCCAGAATTGATTATGCCCTTTGAAGTGCAGAAATATTTTATCATGTAGCGTTAATATATAGCAATCAAAAAGAATTTACAGAACAACAAAAGATTAGAGATTAGCTCATAACTCAAACATTCCTGTACCGCGCAAGCTACGCCGCATTAAAAAAGTATGGTTAATTTGGTAAAATATAAACGGAAATCAAAATCCATTAAGTTAGCGGAAATGTGGCTAAGATGAATGACTGAGTGGTAATTTTAGACGAATACTAAGAGAATAATTGTATAGATGTATTACGAGAATGATATTTAAAAAAATCCTAAAATAATAGGAGAGTTGAATATGAAAATCACTAACATTGAATATCCAACTGCATTATCACAAATAACTGATATTAAAGATGATAACATTGATATTTTTGTAAAGCTAGATGATGGTTTTTCCTACACACTAGTTGTATGTACCCCAAAAATCTTGAGACATTGATGGAAAAAGAGGAGCTTGAATATCTTCCAGCTATGCCTCCTAAGATAATTGTTAAAGAACTTACGGAAGAAAATATTAGCAAAGCATTGGCTACTTATCTTGAAAATAATGCATATTGGTTAAGGTTATATTATTTATCAGGAGTAATTGAATCGGAAATACTTGATAATACATTAATTAGATATGCATATGAAAATGAATAAATCTATAAAATATACAATATGAAAGTAGGTGTAAAAGATAGATTTTCCATCTTTTAAAAATGCAATTCATGAAGACTTTGTATTTCATAAAGTTAAAGGGCCTAGAAGAGTTATAAGAGTTGATGAGAAAGGAATTTGCTATTCTATTGGGCACATAGGTAACTATAAAAAAGTAAGCTTTGTGGAATTAGAAGCCCCTTTTTATGAATTACAAAAAGAACAACAAACTCACTCGAAAATTGTATGAAGAGACATTTCCAAAACAAGCAAAATCAGCACCTTGCAACTTTACAACAATTGGTGGTTTGTTACTACACTTTAGGCTTGCCATCCACAATGATAAAGGTATTTATTCAAAATAAAGTATCTTTAAGAGGCGTTATAAAGGTTCTAATCTGTTTCTGTTTTGAGGTGAAGTTGGAAGGATAGGGTGGATATCGTTATACAATTGACAGCTAGTTCGAGTATCCTTGAGTAGTGAGATAATGGAAATTGAAGGGGGGATAAAAATGAGAAAGAGAAAAGTCGGCATTTTGATATATGACTATGTTGATATATTAGATTTTTCAGGTCCTGCAGAGGTTTTGTCATTAACCTCGAATAGTAAGGCTGAGCAGGCATTAACTCTTTATAAAAAAGACTTGTTACCAACAAGACCATTTGAAGTATTTTTAATAACGGAGAATGGGGAGTCAGTTAAAACTCATTCAGGGATAAAAGTGATTCCTGACTATACGATTAATAATCATCCTGATCTAGATATCTTAATAATCCCTGGTGGTCCTTTAAGGGCTGTTCAATCTATTAGGAAGAATAAAAAAATTCAAGATTGGATAATTAAACATAAAAATATTGAATACATATGCTCAGTTTGTACAGGGGCAATTATTTTAGGAGAAACAGGATTGTTAAATGGTAAAAGAGGAACGACTCATCATTTAGCATTAAAAATACTACAAGAAAATTATCCAGATATTCAAGTGATTTCTGAAGATAAGGTTATACAGGACAGTAACATCATCACTTCTGGAGGTGTTTCTTCAGGAATAAATATGGCGCTTTATCTTGTGGGGAAAACGATTGGAGAATCAGCAGCTGAAAGAACTGCTACTACGATTGAATTTGCATTATAAATGGGTTTTTCAAAAACAATGAACATTGTTTTTTATCATTTTATTAATTAAATAAACGGTATGTAAAGGTTTCCCTCTCAGTATTATGACTAAATATAGTTAACAGAAGGAGGAATGGGAAGTATGCTGAAAATTTTGCACATTATTTTTTCAATCATTGTAGTATCACTCGCTGCATATGGACTTATTACTCACGATTATCAGCTGAATTTCTTAATGATATTCTTCTTAGGTTTAATTATGTTAATATTAGGACTTAGGGAATTTCAGCAAAAGAGAAAAGTTTATGGTTGGTTCCTAATTGGAGTATTTTTATTTTCAGTATATGTGTCAATTCAAAGTTTTGTACTGATTTAAAAAAAGCATGTCCACCGAAAAAGTACATCGGTGACATGCTTAGTGATGGATAGAAACGCCAAAGTGACGGATAGAAAGATTGAAACGATGGATAGAACAGCTCAAGTGGTGGATAGAATTATCAAAATGACGGTTAACGCTTTAAATTCTACGGCTATTACTTTTGTTCCAACTTAGATTGGCGATAGATACGAAGTAAATCCAGTCCTAGTAATAGTACGATGATATAAAATATAGGGCTGTTAAAGGATAAGCCTAATTCAGATTTGCCGCCAAGCAATGTTAAGACAATCCAAAGTCCTACGGTATACAATGTTACGCTAACATATGCTTTCTTAGATAGCCTTTTATATTGCCCCTTATCCATCGTGATTTGTACAATGACCAAAATCACTAAAATAAGCAGAATTATTTTTTTGCTTAGTACTGCAGCTAATGTGGTATCTGGGAAAAAATCATTGACGAAGAGTAGGGTGAAAAATACAAGAATACAAAAATTTAAAATGGTTGAAAGCCTCATGCAAAATCTCCTTAGTTGCCAGTATTCCTTTCATTGTATCATGGTTTTACTGGCGGAGAGAAATTATAAGTTGGACTCATGATATCGTTTGAGCATTGTTGCAAATTGCTCACGTGTTACGAAATTTTGAGGGTTAGAGCCATCCGTAATACCTTGACATTGCAGCCAATCCCATGCGGCCTTATGAGTTTCAGTGGCTTTACGCGTTGGAATAATAGCTTGTTTTGTTTGCAAAGCGTTTTCCAGTTCTTTTATTTTGTTTAGCAATTCATTGTATTGTGACATGGTTAGCTCTCCTTTAGCTTCATTCGTTAATGTTATGTATTTCATAGGATCAACGGCATTTGGTTGTCCCGTTTGCCAAAGACCATTATGTATTTCGAAGTGTAAATGAACACCAAATGCGCGTCCTGTATTTCCCATAATTCCGATTTGCTGCCCCTGCTTCACCTTTTGTCCTACTTGAACGCAGGAAGAATCTAAATGAGCATAATTTGTTTCATATGTTTTGCCATGGATTGTATGCTTAATCATAACAACATTTCCATAGCTGCTTAATGCCTGTGCTCGCGTAATAATGCCAGCAGCACTAGCAAAAATTGGAACCTTTCCTGTTGAAGCTAAATCGATGCCTTGGTGCCATTCCTTCCCAAAGCCGATATTTCGCCAACCAAATTTACTAGTTAAGCGAGCATTCTTCACAGGACTCATAAAATCGACCATTATCGCTCATCTCGTTTCGGTTTATTATAGGTTAATGCTCTTGAGGAATCACTTAGGTTAGCTGTTGTAGGATCAAGAATGGCATTATATGTACTAACGACTATTAATGCTAAAACATATGGATTGGAGACTGCATCCATAATTAATGTCCACACACTTTGCCAAGTAGTTAAATCCGCTCCGGTAATACCATGATAGGCAAAGAGGGGAGTAATTACAGATAATCCTACCGTAATCCAAAATTGAGGATTGCGAATGCGCACCTTCCAATTAATTTTCAT
This window harbors:
- a CDS encoding phage holin → MNWKVRIRNPQFWITVGLSVITPLFAYHGITGADLTTWQSVWTLIMDAVSNPYVLALIVVSTYNAILDPTTANLSDSSRALTYNKPKRDER
- a CDS encoding AraC family transcriptional regulator; this translates as MEIEGGIKMRKRKVGILIYDYVDILDFSGPAEVLSLTSNSKAEQALTLYKKDLLPTRPFEVFLITENGESVKTHSGIKVIPDYTINNHPDLDILIIPGGPLRAVQSIRKNKKIQDWIIKHKNIEYICSVCTGAIILGETGLLNGKRGTTHHLALKILQENYPDIQVISEDKVIQDSNIITSGGVSSGINMALYLVGKTIGESAAERTATTIEFAL